From a single Brassica napus cultivar Da-Ae chromosome C9, Da-Ae, whole genome shotgun sequence genomic region:
- the LOC106413084 gene encoding uncharacterized protein LOC106413084, with product MSAAMDRALMALSLEEEDKPFDMPDLPGFCSNEKNKLSLVGRMLNPECQKMSTLIWRMPGKWSKEGKCRGVALSQERFQFFFDHEHDLLDVLEKGVHTFNEWALAIERWVEEPPDDYLQFISLWVRISNIPINYYTKEAIMALGDLVGEVKEFIFDPTKPQTQPYERVLVKFNVANSLKTSRVINIKGAKPVTIHYNYERIQKRCFTCFRLNHEQSICPLVVKRRKDEAFARRQAISKELELKKVVLHEDDPLYGVLTEDLVGTSAVTGKPKIVKEVLDEMRQYLMLATDEDRIVREERVRSSVTAVEQDPMLQRTVLRLEAPPVISQDFNKGKGVVYSYEDLQKPKEGRLQSEKLMASAIRAGSAGQWNAGNMARTLSDEVYVGYNFMATSEGSTVFSTGFLELCASTGTKKKVYQRRRPPKSRRKPRPLLLADKTEGVMWDKAADKSVVGNF from the coding sequence ATGTCGGCTGCAATGGATAGAGCTTTGATGGCTCTGTCTTTGGAGGAAGAAGATAAACCGTTCGACATGCCGGATCTGCCGGGGTTTTGTTCGAATGAGAAGAATAAGCTAAGTTTGGTGGGTAGAATGTTAAATCCAGAGTGTCAGAAGATGTCTACTCTGATCTGGAGAATGCCCGGAAAGTGGTCAAAGGAAGGCAAATGTCGAGGAGTGGCTCTGTCTCAGGAGCGGTTTCAGTTCTTCTTCGACCATGAACATGACCTGCTCGATGTTTTGGAGAAAGGGGTCCATACGTTTAATGAGTGGGCTTTGGCGATTGAGAGGTGGGTGGAAGAGCCACCGGATGATTATCTGCAGTTTATTTCTTTGTGGGTTCGTATAAGCAACATCCCGATAAACTATTACACAAAGGAAGCTATTATGGCACTTGGTGACTTGGTTGGAGAAGTGAAGGAGTTTATCTTCGACCCCACAAAGCCTCAAACACAACCTTACGAGAGGGTTCTAGTTAAGTTCAATGTGGCGAACTCATTGAAGACGTCTAGAGTCATAAACATCAAAGGAGCTAAACCGGTGACCATCCACTACAACTATGAAAGGATCCAGAAGAGGTGTTTCACCTGCTTCAGGCTTAACCATGAGCAAAGTATATGTCCCTTGGTtgtgaagagaagaaaagatGAAGCTTTTGCGAGGCGTCAAGCGATCTCTAAGGAGTTGGAACTAAAAAAGGTTGTATTACATGAAGATGATCCTCTCTATGGGGTTCTCACTGAAGATCTGGTGGGGACTAGTGCGGTGACAGGGAAGCCGAAAATTGTGAAAGAAGTTCTGGATGAGATGAGACAGTACTTGATGCTGGCAACAGATGAGGATCGGATTGTTAGGGAAGAAAGAGTGAGAAGCTCGGTAACAGCGGTGGAGCAAGATCCTATGCTGCAGCGTACTGTTCTAAGACTCGAGGCTCCTCCTGTTATATCTCAAGATTTTAATAAAGGAAAAGGAGTGGTTTACAGCTATGAGGACCTTCAGAAACCGAAAGAGGGCAGGTTGCAGTCAGAGAAATTGATGGCATCTGCAATCAGAGCTGGTTCAGCAGGGCAGTGGAACGCTGGGAATATGGCTAGGACGTTAAGTGATGAGGTGTACGTTGGCTATAATTTTATGGCCACTTCTGAAGGTTCAACGGTATTTAGCACTGGTTTCTTGGAACTTTGTGCTTCGACCGGGACCAAGAAGAAAGTGTACCAGCGAAGACGGCCCCCAAAATCAAGGAGAAAGCCTAGACCTTTGTTGTTGGCTGATAAGACTGAGGGGGTGATGTGGGACAAAGCAGCAGATAAGAGTGTTGTGGGGAACTTCTAG